The following is a genomic window from Butyricimonas faecihominis.
AACTCCTACGTGCAGCATTGGCCGTTCTTGCAGATGCGTAGGTAGCTGTTTTCATCCCGATATACCCGGCTAATCCGGAAAAAAATCCTCCTGTCAAGAACGCAAACCATACCCACGGATTCTGTAAACCGGGACCGTAAGCCATCCAAGCAAAAAGCGCACATAAAACAAGAAAAACAAGGGCTACTACCCGATATTGTTGACGCAAATAAGCCATAGCTCCTTTGCGTACATGCCCGGCAATACGTTTCATCGTGTCGGTTCCTTCCGACTCTTTCATCATCCCTTTAAAAAAGATCCTTGCGAAAAGGAGAGCGATAATAGCACATACAGGTACTATCCAAAATAGATCGTTTAACATGGTATTATATATTTGTAGTTAGTAAAAGTCGTACAAAAAAATACTCGTCAAGATTTAAACGAACCCTGATGAGTAAAAGTACAAATAAAAATGAAAAAATATTCCCGATCTTTTATTTTTTTACAACTAAAATAGATTATTTCTTTTCGAGGAACGGCTATTCATACTTAGCATAAAGCTCGAATTGCCCCGATTCGGTAATAAGCACTTCATAGAACTCCCCTATTTGCAGCGCTTTTTCACTTGTCACGAACACTTCCTGATCCACTTCCGGGGAATCATATTGTGTACGCCCGACAAAATAATCCCCTTCTACCCGATCTATCAAAACCAAAAAACGTTTTCCCACGCATGATTCGTTGATAGCGGCAATAACCCCTTCTTGTAACGCCATCAACTTTTCAGCCCGTTTATTTTTCGTCTCTTCGGGTACATCATCCTGATAATGCTTGTCACAATACGTGTCATCCTCGTGAGAATATGGGAACACCCCTAAACGTTCAAATTTCATCGTTTTGACAAAATCTTCCAGTTCCCGGTAATCCTCTTCTGTCTCTCCGGGATGTCCGACCATGAGTGTCGTGCGCAAGGCAATCCCCGGCACTTCTTCCCGAATTTTATTGATGAGATCTACGGTCTGTTGTTTCGTCACCCCCCTTCGCATCATTTTTAGCATGTGATCACTACAATGTTGCAAAGCAATATCCAAATACTTACATACGTTTTTCCGTTCCCGCATCACGGTAAGAAGTTCCATGGGGAACCCGGCCGGGTAAGCATAATGCAATTTAATCCACTCGACTCCCGGTATATCTGCAATCCGGTCCACCAATTCAGCCAACCTGTTTTTTCCGTATTTATCAATCCCGTAATAGGTAATATCCTGTGCTAACACCAACAACTCCTTCACGCCCTGTTTGGCCAACCGTTCAGCTTCATCCACGATTTCCTCGAATGGCCGTGATTTATATTCCCCCGTCATAATTGGAATGGCACAATAAGAACATCCCCGATTACATCCCTCGGATATTTTCAGATAAGCGTAATGTTTCGGTGTCGTCAAATGGCGTTCGTTCCGCAGTTTCTCGTCATAGCTTTTACCCAACTCCGCGAGAATCCCTTTCCAATCGAATTTTCCGAAATAAGCATCCACTTCCGGGATTTCCTTCTTTAAATCCTGATCATAGCGTTGAGATAAACATCCCATGACATATATCTTTTCAACTTCTCCCTCCTGTTTCCGCTCTACTTGCTCCAAAATCGTGTTTATAGATTCTTCCTTCGCATCCCCGATAAACCCGCAGGTATTGATGACGACAATTTTCGCTTTCGAGTTTTCAACATCCACTTCAACACCATATCCCGCCTTCTCCAGTTGTTTCATCAATAACTCCGTATCCACTAAATTCTTGGAGCATCCCAAGCTGATAATATTTACTTTCTTCATGCCATATTCTAATTTGCCCGCAAAGGTAATAAAATCTTCAGCGACTTTCCGTATCTTTGCTGCGGAATTCAAGCAAATGCTCTATCATGGATTATAATATACAACAATGGTTACCGACCACCAAGAAAGAAGTCGAACAGCGGGGATGGAAAAGTATTGATGTCATTCTTTTCACGGGGGATGCCTACGTGGATCATCCTTCCTTTGGCGGGGCCGTTATCGGGCGACTTCTCGAATCTCTCGGACTGAACGTAGCTATCGTCCCCCAGCCCAACTGGCAGGATGATTTACGGGATTTCAAGAAATTGGGCAAACCGAATTTATTTTTTGGAATCAGTCCCGGCTGCATGGATTCCATGGTAAACCACTACACGGCAGCTAAAAGACGCCGTTCGGACGATGCCTACACCCCCGGTAACCGGAGTGGCGCACGTCCCGATATGCCAACCATTGTTTACACCAAGATATTAAAGGAACTTTTTCCCG
Proteins encoded in this region:
- the rimO gene encoding 30S ribosomal protein S12 methylthiotransferase RimO is translated as MKKVNIISLGCSKNLVDTELLMKQLEKAGYGVEVDVENSKAKIVVINTCGFIGDAKEESINTILEQVERKQEGEVEKIYVMGCLSQRYDQDLKKEIPEVDAYFGKFDWKGILAELGKSYDEKLRNERHLTTPKHYAYLKISEGCNRGCSYCAIPIMTGEYKSRPFEEIVDEAERLAKQGVKELLVLAQDITYYGIDKYGKNRLAELVDRIADIPGVEWIKLHYAYPAGFPMELLTVMRERKNVCKYLDIALQHCSDHMLKMMRRGVTKQQTVDLINKIREEVPGIALRTTLMVGHPGETEEDYRELEDFVKTMKFERLGVFPYSHEDDTYCDKHYQDDVPEETKNKRAEKLMALQEGVIAAINESCVGKRFLVLIDRVEGDYFVGRTQYDSPEVDQEVFVTSEKALQIGEFYEVLITESGQFELYAKYE